A single window of Intrasporangium calvum DSM 43043 DNA harbors:
- a CDS encoding ABC transporter permease, translating to MARDSHRRQLRQSPLDELDVVNFERVDISRLSPVGVRPSLGRYVWGLHQRRHFIWADARAKAFSGNKDTLLGNLWLIGRPILDGFAYYVIFGLVLGTSRGVENFIGFLLVGVFMFSFTSRSLTGGAGVMNAGKNLIRAFSFPRAAIPIALLIRESLSMIPVIITMLLMITVIPPHAVITWRWALFPLVFLLLMMFNAGLIFYAARLTSAIPDVRHVLAFISRFWLYGSGVMFSMERFITHPTLLEIVQLNPAYCAIELSRELLVYGTTPDLKLWFTLGAWAVVTPALGFLYFWQAEEEYGRA from the coding sequence GTGGCGCGTGACTCGCACCGGCGACAGCTCCGCCAGTCGCCGTTGGACGAGCTCGACGTGGTCAACTTCGAGCGGGTCGACATCAGCCGCCTGTCCCCGGTGGGGGTGCGACCGAGCCTCGGGCGCTACGTCTGGGGCCTGCACCAGCGTCGGCACTTCATCTGGGCGGACGCCCGGGCGAAGGCCTTCTCAGGCAACAAGGACACGCTGCTCGGCAACCTCTGGCTCATCGGGCGACCTATCCTCGACGGCTTCGCCTACTACGTCATCTTCGGGCTGGTTCTGGGCACGAGCCGCGGCGTGGAGAACTTCATCGGCTTCCTCCTGGTCGGCGTGTTCATGTTCTCCTTCACGTCACGGTCGCTCACCGGGGGCGCCGGCGTGATGAACGCGGGGAAGAACCTCATCCGGGCGTTCTCCTTCCCCCGGGCCGCCATCCCCATCGCCTTACTCATCCGCGAGTCCCTGTCGATGATCCCGGTCATCATCACCATGCTGCTGATGATCACGGTGATCCCGCCGCACGCGGTGATCACGTGGCGGTGGGCGCTCTTCCCGCTCGTCTTCCTGCTCCTGATGATGTTCAACGCCGGGCTGATCTTCTACGCCGCCCGGCTCACGAGTGCCATCCCGGACGTGCGGCATGTGCTCGCCTTCATCTCGCGCTTCTGGCTCTACGGGTCGGGCGTGATGTTCTCCATGGAAAGGTTCATCACTCACCCGACGTTGCTCGAGATCGTCCAGCTCAACCCGGCCTACTGTGCGATCGAGCTGTCGCGCGAGCTGCTGGTCTATGGCACGACCCCCGACCTCAAGCTCTGGTTCACCTTGGGCGCC
- a CDS encoding glycosyltransferase family 4 protein, with protein sequence MADRSTALRSVARNVVLLGRTAARHAQDDPMLLSVQTLRRLPSPVRSRVASALLSGGSAASVRHALAHFLADHPADARQSLAHAQPSSRIARRVGAEIDIVLGGTAPLDAAPLLRARSAWARGDVSEAAAVASTSPRRGGQRYAAVLASERDLLTPGFRLPAPAARSVASGSEPSGIRALHLLINSLPWTQSGYSLRSHAILRAQQAAGMTVEAMTRIGYPVVVGLPQAKDVDVVDGITYRRVVPARLAATPTGRLEQTVEAVVQRGREFGATVLHTTTHYPNALTAQAAADALGVPWVYEVRGQLEKSWLARRPPEDQERAATSERYLLARARETEMALAADHVVTLSTALRDDLVAQGVPAERISLVPNAVDAGLLERAETPAEARASLGLPQDGFWVGSVSSIVDYEGFDVLIRAVALLREEGLPVRCAIAGEGVARPGLRRLAERLDISDAIVLPGRVPREEAVRWHQALDAFVVPRLDTEVCRTVTPLKPIEAMALGRPVVASDLPALAEVVVEPGSGLVAPAGDPHGLAAALRRLAADADLMARLGAGGQRFARTRTWGAQAETYRAIYEGLGVSRGA encoded by the coding sequence GTGGCTGACCGGTCCACTGCACTCCGATCGGTCGCCCGCAACGTCGTCCTCCTCGGCCGCACCGCGGCGCGGCACGCACAGGACGACCCGATGCTGCTGTCCGTCCAGACCCTGCGCCGCCTGCCCTCCCCCGTCCGGTCGCGGGTCGCGTCCGCGCTGCTCTCCGGGGGCTCAGCCGCATCGGTCCGGCACGCGCTCGCGCACTTCCTCGCGGACCACCCCGCGGACGCGCGCCAGTCGCTCGCGCACGCGCAGCCCTCCTCGCGCATCGCCCGCCGGGTCGGCGCCGAGATCGACATCGTCCTCGGCGGCACCGCCCCCCTCGACGCCGCTCCCCTGCTGCGGGCCCGGTCCGCCTGGGCGCGAGGTGACGTGAGCGAGGCGGCTGCCGTCGCGTCGACGTCTCCGCGACGCGGAGGTCAGCGGTATGCCGCTGTGCTCGCTTCCGAGCGCGACCTCCTCACGCCGGGGTTCCGTCTCCCCGCCCCAGCAGCGAGGTCGGTGGCGTCGGGGAGCGAGCCCAGCGGCATACGGGCGCTTCATCTGCTCATCAACTCCCTGCCGTGGACGCAGTCCGGCTACTCACTGCGCAGCCACGCCATCCTCCGGGCGCAGCAGGCGGCCGGGATGACGGTGGAGGCGATGACCCGGATCGGATATCCGGTCGTCGTGGGCCTGCCGCAGGCGAAGGACGTCGATGTCGTGGATGGCATCACGTATCGCCGGGTCGTGCCGGCGCGGCTGGCCGCGACGCCGACGGGCCGGCTCGAGCAGACGGTCGAGGCCGTGGTGCAGCGAGGGCGCGAGTTCGGTGCGACGGTGCTCCACACGACGACGCACTACCCCAACGCGCTCACCGCCCAGGCGGCCGCTGACGCGCTCGGGGTGCCGTGGGTCTATGAGGTGCGCGGGCAGCTCGAGAAGTCCTGGCTCGCACGGCGGCCGCCGGAGGACCAGGAGCGCGCCGCGACGAGCGAGCGCTACCTGCTCGCCCGCGCCCGCGAGACCGAGATGGCGCTCGCCGCCGACCACGTGGTGACCCTGTCGACGGCGCTGCGCGACGACCTGGTGGCCCAAGGGGTGCCGGCGGAGCGGATCTCGCTGGTCCCCAACGCGGTGGACGCCGGCCTGCTCGAGCGCGCTGAGACGCCCGCCGAGGCGCGCGCGTCGCTGGGGCTGCCGCAGGACGGCTTCTGGGTCGGGTCGGTGTCGTCGATCGTCGACTACGAGGGCTTCGACGTGCTCATTCGCGCGGTGGCGCTGCTCCGGGAGGAGGGCCTGCCGGTGCGCTGCGCCATCGCGGGCGAGGGCGTGGCTCGGCCCGGCCTGAGACGGCTGGCCGAGCGGCTCGACATCTCGGATGCGATCGTGCTGCCGGGGCGGGTGCCGCGGGAGGAGGCCGTGCGGTGGCACCAGGCGCTGGATGCCTTCGTCGTGCCGCGCCTCGACACCGAGGTCTGCCGCACCGTGACACCGCTCAAGCCGATCGAGGCGATGGCGCTGGGTCGGCCCGTGGTCGCCTCTGACCTGCCGGCTCTGGCCGAGGTCGTCGTGGAGCCCGGCAGCGGTCTCGTGGCTCCTGCTGGCGATCCTCACGGGTTGGCGGCGGCGCTGCGTCGACTGGCAGCGGACGCGGACCTCATGGCACGGTTGGGTGCTGGCGGTCAGCGTTTCGCCCGGACCCGCACCTGGGGGGCGCAGGCCGAGACGTATCGGGCGATCTATGAAGGGTTGGGGGTGTCCCGTGGCGCGTGA
- a CDS encoding glycosyltransferase family 4 protein codes for MRILLLTHNYEPELGAPQQRWGAFVRRFCERGHHVTVVTPPPHQPRELLIDDSAYPRPGQVHLGRYGEVVHRAHFRTQGHALGTRIVDQVVTAADTTRLSIQRLHRHRPDVVVATAPAIPTLGSGAVVAAALRAPLVTEMRDAWPDLLAVANEWDEDAVPPGRARALVHSQLIRAASVGMSTIQRRSAAVITTTDTFAETLRDRGLTEVHVIRNGAHPVPRYPRHLPRVPDGELHVLYLGTVGRAQGLGAAVLAARHAHNAGVPIRLRIVGAGAEYEAVAEMAAKGDVPIEMVGQVPRHEVAEHYAWADTLLVHLRPWPALSVTVPSKLYEAMSIGLHITGVVDGEAARIIRETRAGATLSPGDPDALAELWAKMVADPTSLVVGPEPSRWTQVHADDDSLATRYLAVLERIARRRG; via the coding sequence ATGAGGATCCTGCTCCTCACGCACAACTACGAGCCTGAGCTCGGAGCACCGCAGCAGCGCTGGGGTGCTTTCGTCCGACGCTTCTGCGAGCGCGGCCATCACGTGACGGTCGTCACGCCGCCGCCCCATCAGCCCCGCGAGCTGCTCATCGACGACTCGGCCTACCCACGCCCCGGGCAGGTCCACCTCGGTCGGTACGGCGAGGTCGTCCACCGGGCGCACTTCCGCACCCAGGGTCATGCCCTGGGCACGCGCATCGTCGACCAGGTCGTCACGGCGGCCGACACGACCCGGCTCTCGATCCAGCGGCTGCACCGGCACCGCCCGGATGTCGTCGTCGCCACGGCGCCGGCCATCCCGACGCTCGGCTCGGGTGCGGTCGTGGCCGCAGCACTGCGCGCCCCCCTCGTCACGGAGATGCGGGACGCCTGGCCGGACCTGCTCGCCGTGGCGAACGAGTGGGATGAGGACGCCGTCCCGCCGGGCCGCGCCCGCGCCCTAGTCCACTCGCAGCTCATCCGGGCCGCGAGCGTCGGCATGTCGACCATCCAGCGCCGCTCTGCGGCCGTCATCACGACGACCGACACCTTCGCCGAGACCCTGCGCGACCGGGGCCTGACCGAGGTCCACGTCATCCGCAACGGCGCCCACCCGGTCCCGCGCTACCCCCGCCATCTGCCCCGGGTGCCGGACGGCGAGCTGCACGTCCTCTACCTCGGGACGGTGGGGCGGGCCCAGGGCCTCGGCGCAGCGGTGCTCGCCGCGCGCCACGCCCACAACGCTGGGGTCCCGATCCGCCTGCGCATTGTCGGGGCCGGCGCCGAGTATGAGGCCGTGGCGGAGATGGCCGCCAAGGGTGACGTCCCGATCGAGATGGTCGGCCAGGTGCCCCGTCACGAGGTCGCCGAGCACTACGCGTGGGCCGACACGCTCCTCGTCCACCTCCGACCCTGGCCGGCGCTCTCGGTCACCGTCCCGTCCAAGCTGTACGAGGCGATGTCGATCGGCCTGCACATCACCGGGGTCGTCGACGGTGAGGCGGCGCGCATCATCCGTGAGACGAGGGCCGGCGCCACGTTGAGCCCGGGCGACCCGGACGCCCTGGCCGAGCTGTGGGCCAAGATGGTGGCCGACCCGACCAGCCTCGTCGTCGGCCCCGAGCCGAGCCGCTGGACCCAGGTCCACGCCGACGACGACAGCCTGGCGACGCGGTACCTCGCGGTCCTCGAACGGATCGCGCGCCGCCGTGGCTGA
- a CDS encoding LCP family protein yields the protein MSTYGPSTPDDVGYADPEDGGGELLHGEGSRHDLHRRQREKRRNRRVLVAALVLLLVPVLAVGGYLVWLNQIVSSNIKQEQLLPDVPGPTNDAGEAIEQPAGNGTNYLLLGSDAGPGRVGGRSDVMVLVHVPEDKHNVTLIHFPRDLYVSIPDHGKNKLNAAFAFGGSPLLVQTMQNLLGVEVDHVAMVDFEGFKRMTDAVGGVDVKVEEASTGNGVTFNEGTMHMDGETALIFVRQRKQLSEGDISRGRRQQAFIKALMLKTLSAETLTNPIRLKDFIDAATSNLIVDQDLDVGTMRSEAFSMKGLRGRDVRFITAPFTGFGTSPEGASIDIVDEAGMDALGEAIRTDTVDDYED from the coding sequence GTGTCCACCTATGGCCCCTCCACGCCCGACGACGTTGGCTACGCAGACCCCGAGGACGGGGGTGGCGAGCTCCTCCACGGTGAGGGCAGCCGCCACGACCTGCACCGGAGGCAGCGGGAGAAGCGCCGCAACCGGCGCGTCCTCGTCGCGGCCCTCGTCCTGCTCCTCGTCCCGGTCCTGGCGGTGGGCGGCTACCTCGTCTGGCTGAACCAGATCGTCTCCTCGAACATCAAGCAGGAGCAGCTGCTCCCCGATGTCCCGGGACCGACGAACGACGCCGGAGAGGCCATCGAGCAGCCGGCCGGCAACGGGACGAACTACCTGCTCCTCGGCAGCGACGCCGGCCCGGGTCGGGTCGGCGGGCGATCCGACGTCATGGTCCTGGTGCACGTCCCGGAGGACAAGCACAACGTCACGCTGATCCACTTCCCGCGCGACCTCTACGTCTCGATCCCGGACCACGGCAAGAACAAGCTCAACGCCGCCTTCGCGTTCGGCGGGTCTCCGCTGCTCGTCCAGACGATGCAGAACCTGCTCGGTGTCGAGGTCGACCACGTCGCCATGGTCGACTTCGAGGGCTTCAAGCGGATGACCGACGCGGTCGGCGGGGTGGACGTCAAGGTCGAGGAGGCGTCGACCGGCAACGGGGTCACCTTCAACGAGGGCACCATGCACATGGACGGCGAGACCGCGCTGATCTTCGTGCGCCAGCGCAAGCAGCTGAGCGAGGGCGACATCTCCCGCGGCCGTCGCCAGCAGGCCTTCATCAAGGCGCTCATGCTCAAGACGCTGAGCGCCGAGACCCTGACCAACCCGATCCGGCTCAAGGACTTCATCGACGCGGCGACGAGCAACCTCATCGTCGACCAGGACCTCGACGTGGGCACGATGCGCTCCGAGGCGTTCTCGATGAAGGGCCTGCGGGGCCGCGACGTGCGTTTCATCACCGCGCCGTTCACCGGTTTCGGCACGAGCCCCGAGGGCGCGTCGATCGACATCGTCGACGAGGCGGGCATGGACGCGCTCGGTGAGGCGATCCGCACGGACACCGTCGACGACTACGAGGACTGA
- a CDS encoding IS30 family transposase has protein sequence MTLGERLLIADGLQNRLTLSAIAGLIGKHKSSVSREVRAHTVTGVYLPRTAHAHAAAGRARPKPSKLNEDSPLRQYVQEGLEQHWSPEQIANRLIQDNPGDETMRVSHETIYQALYLQARGGLRREVAQALRTGRARRKPHAAPGTRRSRFKDEMVMIAERPAEVEDRAVPGHWEGDLITGELNKSAIGTLVERTTRYTMLLHLPAGHTAEHVRDALLASITTLPAHLRGSLTWDQGSEMAAHKQITLATDMQVYFCDPASPWQRGSNENTNGLLRQYFPKGTDLTVHGPEELELVAQELNGRPRKTLGWATPAERLRDLLQSEGPTGVASTP, from the coding sequence CTGACGCTGGGCGAGCGGCTGTTGATCGCGGACGGGCTGCAGAACCGGCTGACGCTGAGCGCGATCGCCGGGTTGATCGGCAAGCACAAGAGCAGCGTCAGCCGTGAGGTGCGGGCCCACACGGTGACCGGGGTCTACCTGCCCCGGACCGCGCACGCGCACGCCGCCGCTGGCCGGGCCCGGCCGAAACCCTCGAAGCTGAACGAGGATTCGCCGCTGCGGCAGTACGTGCAGGAGGGTCTGGAGCAACACTGGTCACCCGAGCAGATCGCCAACAGGCTGATCCAGGACAACCCGGGCGACGAGACTATGCGGGTGTCCCACGAGACCATCTACCAGGCCCTCTACCTGCAGGCCCGCGGCGGCCTCAGACGCGAGGTCGCCCAGGCGCTACGCACCGGCCGGGCCCGGCGCAAACCCCACGCCGCGCCCGGGACCCGCCGCTCCCGGTTCAAGGACGAGATGGTGATGATCGCCGAGCGGCCGGCCGAGGTCGAGGACCGCGCCGTACCCGGGCACTGGGAGGGCGACCTGATCACCGGGGAGCTGAACAAGTCCGCGATCGGCACCCTGGTCGAGCGCACCACCCGGTACACCATGCTGCTGCACCTACCGGCCGGGCACACCGCCGAACACGTCCGCGACGCGCTGCTGGCCAGCATCACCACCTTGCCCGCGCACCTGCGCGGGTCGCTGACCTGGGACCAGGGCAGCGAGATGGCCGCGCACAAGCAGATCACCTTGGCCACCGACATGCAGGTCTACTTCTGCGACCCGGCCTCCCCGTGGCAGCGCGGCAGCAACGAGAACACCAACGGGCTGCTTCGCCAGTACTTCCCCAAGGGCACCGACCTGACCGTCCATGGCCCCGAAGAGCTCGAACTCGTCGCCCAAGAACTCAACGGCCGACCCCGCAAGACCCTCGGCTGGGCCACACCCGCCGAACGCCTCCGCGACCTACTACAGTCCGAGGGACCAACCGGTGTTGCGTCGACCCCTTGA